The Mycolicibacterium smegmatis genome has a window encoding:
- a CDS encoding class I SAM-dependent methyltransferase, producing the protein MTSKSDLPLAQRPDADLPGHWLLARLGKRVLRPGGVELTTRLLSAAGITGSDVVELGPGLGRTAVDIAAAEPRSYVGVDDNSTTSALLQSAVATSGGRLVAADAAETGLDTGSADVVVGEAMLTMQGEKAKKAIVDEAFRVLRPGGRYAIHELGLMPDDLSDGIKDDIRKEMARAIKVNARPLTVAEWTDLLTSAGFEVRSVDLAPMALLQPKRVVADEGFLGALRIVFNALTHPAARKRVLGMRRTFNRYRDELTAVAIVAVVPTESK; encoded by the coding sequence ATGACGAGCAAGAGCGATCTGCCGCTGGCGCAGCGACCCGATGCCGACCTGCCCGGGCACTGGTTGCTCGCACGGTTGGGCAAGCGGGTGTTGCGTCCCGGCGGGGTGGAGTTGACGACGCGACTGCTGAGCGCCGCCGGCATCACCGGGTCCGACGTCGTCGAACTCGGACCCGGTCTGGGCCGCACGGCCGTCGACATCGCGGCCGCCGAACCGCGGTCCTACGTCGGTGTCGACGACAACTCCACCACCTCGGCCCTGCTGCAGAGTGCCGTGGCGACCAGCGGGGGCAGGCTCGTGGCCGCCGACGCCGCCGAAACCGGGTTGGACACCGGTTCCGCCGACGTCGTGGTGGGTGAGGCCATGCTGACCATGCAGGGCGAGAAGGCCAAGAAAGCGATTGTCGACGAGGCCTTTCGGGTGCTGCGCCCCGGCGGCCGCTACGCGATCCACGAACTCGGCCTGATGCCCGACGACCTTTCCGACGGCATCAAGGACGACATCCGCAAGGAGATGGCGCGCGCGATCAAGGTCAACGCCCGGCCGCTGACCGTCGCGGAGTGGACCGACCTGCTCACGAGCGCCGGCTTCGAGGTCAGAAGCGTCGACCTGGCACCGATGGCCCTGCTGCAGCCCAAGCGCGTCGTCGCCGACGAGGGATTCCTCGGTGCGCTGCGGATCGTGTTCAACGCGCTCACGCACCCCGCGGCCCGCAAGCGCGTGCTCGGCATGCGCCGCACCTTCAACCGCTACCGCGACGAGCTGACCGCGGTGGCGATCGTCGCGGTGGTGCCCACGGAATCGAAATGA
- a CDS encoding GMC family oxidoreductase: MMGLLHTGSPGGAPDLQIRCADTAGATGAVFGVETCFIGVSPMHPYSRGTVRLAGLTAEVPPVVNPHHLEDERDMKTMLDGLDVARQIGASPELRPWLAEELAPGAHITDEDRLREYIRTTGGNWFHPVGTCALGESKMSVVDSRLRVRGTDGLRVIDASVMPSLPSNNIVATVYAIAERGAEMVRDELAQRHW, encoded by the coding sequence ATGATGGGCCTGCTGCACACCGGCTCGCCCGGCGGCGCGCCTGACCTGCAGATCCGCTGCGCCGATACGGCCGGGGCCACCGGCGCGGTGTTCGGCGTCGAGACGTGCTTCATCGGCGTCTCGCCCATGCACCCATACAGCCGCGGCACGGTCCGGTTGGCCGGGCTCACCGCCGAAGTGCCGCCCGTGGTGAACCCGCACCATCTCGAGGACGAGCGCGACATGAAAACCATGCTCGACGGCCTCGACGTCGCCCGGCAGATCGGCGCGTCACCAGAATTGCGGCCGTGGCTCGCCGAAGAACTCGCCCCGGGCGCGCACATCACCGACGAGGACCGGTTGCGTGAGTACATCAGGACGACCGGAGGAAATTGGTTCCATCCGGTGGGGACATGTGCGCTGGGGGAGTCGAAGATGTCGGTCGTCGACAGCAGGCTCCGGGTGCGTGGCACCGATGGCCTGCGGGTGATCGATGCGTCGGTCATGCCGTCGCTTCCGTCCAACAACATCGTGGCGACGGTCTACGCGATCGCCGAGCGGGGTGCCGAGATGGTCCGAGACGAACTGGCTCAGCGCCACTGGTAG
- a CDS encoding response regulator, translated as MTITVLVVEDEPLIAEAHQTYLGRLEGFSIAAVVHTARDAMRAASEASASAHPIDLVLLDIGLPDANGIALASALSGLRPAPDIIAITSERDLEMVRAAVAHGALAYLLKPFTFAAFRDRLERYRRYREALPAGTAAASQAEVDRALAELRVATDKSTSPKGAAPQTTDEIARAVRDEPEGLTADEVAKRVGVSRVTAWRYLERLADENAVARNTEYGKAGRPRTRYQWR; from the coding sequence GTGACCATCACGGTGCTCGTCGTCGAGGACGAACCGCTCATTGCCGAGGCCCACCAGACGTATCTGGGCCGGCTCGAAGGATTTTCGATCGCCGCCGTGGTGCACACCGCACGCGACGCGATGCGCGCGGCCTCGGAGGCCTCGGCCTCGGCGCACCCGATCGACCTGGTGCTGCTCGACATCGGCCTGCCGGACGCGAACGGGATCGCGCTGGCGTCGGCACTGTCCGGGCTGCGGCCCGCGCCCGACATCATCGCGATCACCTCCGAACGTGACCTCGAGATGGTGCGCGCCGCGGTGGCCCACGGCGCGCTGGCGTATCTGCTCAAACCGTTCACGTTCGCGGCGTTCCGTGACCGCCTCGAACGCTATCGCCGCTACCGCGAGGCGCTGCCCGCGGGCACCGCGGCGGCCAGCCAGGCCGAGGTCGACCGCGCGCTGGCCGAATTACGCGTCGCCACCGACAAATCCACCTCTCCCAAGGGCGCGGCCCCGCAGACCACCGACGAGATCGCGCGCGCGGTGCGTGACGAACCCGAGGGCCTCACGGCCGACGAGGTGGCCAAACGAGTCGGCGTCTCACGCGTCACGGCATGGCGTTACCTCGAACGCCTCGCCGACGAGAACGCCGTCGCCCGCAACACCGAGTACGGCAAGGCCGGCCGCCCCCGCACGCGCTACCAGTGGCGCTGA
- a CDS encoding MmpL3/TtfA transport complex stabilizer: MPAEVPMTMAKNILRAITAIVRRDAKTPDTDDSAGSVTFDGALDDLDVAGLVEVGRGPIADIAIDADRETIVVTNSAADCLTVINPYTLAPVGSVRLNGEPFAVAAADDRAYVSVVTAGHDAIKVVDTITGSVLAEYPLAMTVTALAMSPDGKRVFVGRSGHDRIDVAVIDTAAERVGTIDLASGAGAGVDALRVDASGKRLYVATTDPRGSRMVTVNIETAQIESTVWIGAPIRDLALGADGKALVLTSDRQRRGVVHIVDLSTAAVVGAIQIGGAPTQLVLSPDATRAYVVDYDRVIVLCTLTNEILGSIDVGVQPAAVAVRRDGARVYVADYSGQVNAFDVAAELPALYSRLVASEPRQAGAAVLPSLQTA, encoded by the coding sequence ATGCCGGCGGAGGTGCCGATGACCATGGCAAAGAACATCCTGCGCGCGATCACCGCCATCGTGCGACGCGACGCGAAGACTCCCGACACCGACGATTCGGCGGGCAGCGTCACGTTCGACGGCGCGCTGGATGATCTCGACGTCGCGGGCCTCGTCGAAGTCGGACGCGGACCGATCGCCGACATCGCGATCGACGCCGACCGCGAGACCATCGTGGTCACCAACTCCGCGGCCGACTGCCTGACCGTGATCAACCCGTACACCCTGGCCCCGGTCGGCTCGGTCCGCCTCAACGGCGAGCCGTTCGCGGTCGCCGCCGCCGACGACCGTGCCTACGTCTCCGTCGTCACCGCCGGTCACGACGCCATCAAGGTTGTCGACACCATCACCGGTTCGGTGCTCGCCGAGTACCCGCTGGCCATGACGGTCACCGCGCTCGCCATGAGCCCCGACGGCAAGCGTGTCTTCGTCGGCCGCAGCGGTCACGACCGCATCGACGTCGCCGTCATCGACACGGCTGCCGAGCGCGTCGGGACCATCGACCTCGCGAGCGGCGCGGGTGCCGGCGTCGACGCGCTGCGCGTCGACGCGAGCGGCAAGCGCCTGTACGTGGCCACCACCGATCCGCGGGGCAGCCGCATGGTCACGGTGAACATCGAGACCGCCCAGATCGAATCGACCGTGTGGATCGGCGCCCCGATCCGCGATCTGGCCCTCGGCGCAGACGGCAAGGCCCTGGTGCTGACATCGGACCGGCAGCGCCGCGGTGTGGTGCACATCGTCGACCTGTCCACCGCGGCCGTCGTCGGCGCCATCCAGATCGGCGGAGCGCCAACGCAACTGGTGCTCAGCCCGGACGCCACTCGCGCGTACGTGGTGGATTACGACCGCGTGATCGTGCTGTGCACGCTGACCAACGAGATCCTCGGCAGCATCGACGTGGGCGTGCAGCCCGCGGCGGTCGCCGTGCGTCGCGACGGTGCGCGTGTGTACGTCGCCGACTACAGCGGTCAGGTCAACGCGTTCGACGTCGCCGCCGAACTGCCCGCGCTGTACTCGCGGCTGGTCGCCTCCGAGCCGCGGCAGGCCGGTGCGGCGGTGCTGCCGTCACTGCAGACCGCCTGA
- a CDS encoding sensor histidine kinase, translating into MARSWPRSLAGQAIALQVIVVAVVVLAGSVLAVYDARRDGEENARDQVVGIATALADSPSTAEAIESGHATEILQPVTEAVRTGTGIAFITIMSPDGIRFTHTDPSQIGGHYLGTIDPALRGETYTEIYTGTLGPSVRAIVPVRDADGNIVGLVSAGITTQTLAQRWRGQLVTIAAVTACALVLSLIGVWAIRRRLLRQTHGLRPDELRVMYDHHDAILHSVSEGLIVLDGGGVALVNDEARRLLGLPPGPVRLDDLPGFLRSHDPGARDELHVTDERVLVVNRARVADTGSEVVTIRDRTELQGALGELSSLQVLTDSLRAQAHESANKLHTVITMVEMGRPQDAVRFATSELELSQRLVDRLSEAVSEPALVALLLGKTAQADERGIALTVTEDTQLSDETVLSGPELVTVLGNLIDNAMDACDRDDPWIEVTVTSDDDQLLITVADSGPGMDPDTFEKATQRGYSTKADTSGHGLGLALVAQVVNKHGGTLHADVTYGSVVTVTVPIPERVGGGHA; encoded by the coding sequence TTGGCCCGCTCGTGGCCGCGGTCCCTGGCCGGTCAGGCGATCGCCCTGCAGGTCATCGTGGTCGCGGTGGTCGTGCTGGCGGGCAGCGTGCTGGCGGTTTACGACGCCCGCCGCGACGGCGAGGAGAACGCACGCGATCAGGTGGTCGGTATCGCGACCGCACTCGCCGACTCGCCGTCCACGGCCGAGGCCATCGAGTCCGGGCATGCGACCGAGATCCTGCAGCCCGTCACCGAGGCCGTACGCACCGGCACCGGCATCGCGTTCATCACCATCATGTCCCCCGACGGCATCCGGTTCACCCACACCGATCCCAGCCAGATCGGGGGCCACTATCTGGGCACCATCGACCCGGCGCTACGGGGCGAGACGTACACCGAGATCTACACCGGCACCCTTGGCCCGTCGGTGCGGGCCATCGTGCCGGTACGCGACGCCGACGGGAACATCGTCGGGCTGGTGTCGGCGGGCATCACGACGCAGACCCTCGCACAGCGGTGGCGCGGTCAGCTCGTCACGATCGCCGCGGTCACCGCGTGTGCCCTTGTGCTGTCGCTGATCGGGGTGTGGGCCATCCGGCGCAGGCTGCTGCGGCAGACCCACGGCCTGCGGCCCGACGAGCTGCGCGTGATGTACGACCATCACGACGCGATCCTGCATTCGGTGTCCGAGGGGCTCATCGTGCTGGACGGGGGCGGCGTGGCGCTGGTCAACGACGAGGCGCGGCGGTTGCTGGGACTTCCCCCCGGACCGGTGCGGCTCGACGACCTGCCCGGGTTTCTGCGCAGTCACGATCCTGGCGCGCGCGACGAGCTGCACGTCACCGACGAGCGCGTGCTGGTGGTCAACCGCGCCAGGGTCGCCGACACCGGATCCGAGGTGGTCACCATCCGCGACCGCACCGAATTGCAGGGCGCGCTGGGCGAACTCAGCTCGCTGCAGGTGCTCACCGATTCGCTGCGCGCGCAGGCACACGAATCGGCGAACAAGCTGCACACCGTGATCACCATGGTGGAGATGGGCCGCCCGCAGGATGCGGTGCGGTTCGCGACCAGCGAATTGGAGCTCTCCCAGCGGCTCGTCGACCGGTTGTCCGAGGCGGTGAGCGAACCCGCACTGGTGGCGCTGCTGCTCGGCAAGACCGCGCAGGCCGACGAGCGCGGTATCGCGCTCACGGTCACCGAGGACACGCAGTTGTCCGACGAGACCGTGCTGTCCGGGCCGGAGCTGGTGACGGTGCTGGGTAACCTCATCGACAATGCGATGGACGCCTGCGACCGCGACGACCCCTGGATCGAGGTCACGGTGACCTCCGACGACGACCAACTGCTCATCACGGTCGCCGACAGCGGTCCCGGCATGGATCCGGACACCTTCGAGAAGGCCACGCAGCGCGGATATTCCACCAAGGCCGACACATCCGGCCACGGTCTGGGCCTGGCACTGGTCGCGCAGGTGGTCAACAAGCACGGCGGAACCCTGCACGCCGACGTCACCTACGGTTCGGTGGTGACCGTGACCGTTCCGATCCCCGAACGCGTCGGCGGTGGTCACGCGTGA
- a CDS encoding ABC transporter ATP-binding protein, whose protein sequence is MIEITRLVKRFGATVAVDDVTVSFPAGTVTGLLGLNGAGKTTLLRLIAGLDHPDSGDVTLCGRPIRDHADPMRTLGVHFDPDAMDPRHTAERHLRWLAALGGIDGGRVDAVLAEVGLDELRHRRIANLSMGARQRLAIASALLGDPQVLVFDEPVNGLDVPGIVWLRELLHRLAGRGCTVVVASHLLGEVVLTADRLLVLQRGKVKVAGALADVTPAGADPRDHLESLLLETVDA, encoded by the coding sequence ATGATCGAGATCACCCGCCTCGTCAAGCGGTTCGGCGCCACCGTCGCAGTCGACGACGTCACGGTATCGTTCCCGGCGGGGACAGTGACGGGTCTGCTCGGTCTCAACGGCGCGGGCAAGACCACGCTGTTGCGCCTCATCGCCGGACTCGACCATCCCGACAGTGGCGATGTGACGTTGTGCGGCAGGCCGATCCGCGACCATGCCGACCCGATGCGCACACTCGGCGTGCATTTCGATCCCGACGCGATGGACCCGCGACACACCGCCGAACGGCACCTGCGATGGCTCGCGGCGCTCGGTGGCATCGACGGCGGGCGCGTCGACGCGGTCCTGGCCGAGGTGGGCTTGGACGAGTTGCGGCACAGGAGGATCGCGAATCTGTCGATGGGTGCGCGCCAGCGCCTGGCGATCGCCAGTGCACTGCTGGGCGACCCGCAGGTGCTGGTGTTCGACGAACCGGTCAACGGTCTCGACGTGCCCGGCATCGTGTGGTTGCGGGAACTGTTGCACCGGTTGGCCGGACGTGGTTGCACGGTGGTGGTCGCGAGCCACCTGCTCGGCGAGGTGGTGCTGACCGCCGACCGTCTTCTGGTGCTGCAACGCGGCAAGGTGAAGGTGGCAGGCGCGCTCGCCGACGTGACACCCGCGGGCGCAGATCCGCGTGACCATCTGGAGAGCCTGTTGTTGGAAACGGTTGACGCGTGA
- a CDS encoding TetR/AcrR family transcriptional regulator, with translation MAKATSSVLPPAERILAAAADLLRAGGIDAVSTRAVATEAGVQPPTIYRQFGDKDGLLDAVTRHVLEGYIDRKRLLTDPDADPAVVLRELWDLHVEFGMQQPHCYLLTYGQGRRTSAADETVAILREVIGRLGAAGRLTMSVRRATDYFRASGTGFVMSQLSLAPQERDQELSGIIFEATLAAVSTDGRRGRGRKANDVRARAVALREALPESGTSALSAAEQGLLAEWLNRLADQS, from the coding sequence ATGGCAAAGGCGACCAGTTCGGTGCTCCCACCCGCCGAGCGGATTCTGGCGGCGGCCGCGGACCTGCTGCGCGCCGGCGGCATCGACGCGGTGTCCACACGCGCGGTCGCCACCGAGGCCGGCGTGCAGCCACCAACCATCTACCGCCAGTTCGGCGACAAGGACGGACTTCTCGATGCCGTCACCCGCCACGTCCTGGAGGGCTACATCGACCGCAAACGGTTGCTCACGGACCCGGATGCCGATCCGGCCGTCGTCCTGCGCGAATTGTGGGATCTTCACGTCGAATTCGGTATGCAGCAACCGCACTGCTACCTACTGACGTACGGCCAGGGCAGGCGGACCTCGGCGGCCGACGAGACCGTCGCGATCCTCCGCGAGGTGATCGGCCGTCTCGGCGCCGCGGGACGGCTCACCATGAGCGTGCGCCGCGCCACCGACTACTTCCGCGCGAGCGGAACGGGTTTCGTGATGTCCCAGCTGAGCCTTGCCCCGCAGGAGCGCGACCAGGAACTGTCGGGGATCATCTTCGAGGCCACCCTCGCCGCGGTCAGCACCGATGGCAGACGCGGCCGCGGGCGCAAGGCGAACGATGTGCGGGCACGTGCGGTGGCGCTACGCGAGGCACTGCCGGAATCCGGCACGTCGGCGCTCAGCGCTGCCGAGCAGGGCCTGCTCGCCGAGTGGCTGAACCGACTCGCCGACCAGTCCTGA
- a CDS encoding helix-turn-helix transcriptional regulator yields MTSAPPSDRSAGRQRKRVLEVVRRADGPVDAQQIADALQIHVTTARFHLGTLEEQGVIRRGGPGDKGRVGRPRLTYEIAPRLDYADIVALFARHLGGTVEEREQRALRVGADLAHRVRVARRRDEESVVDMVVGTLTELGFQIRSTFTSFGTATVRICTCPLAEVAVDAPEVVRGVQQGLIQEVIDMNADAVGGRFTVSVRPDAKGGSCEVSLVVSPVTRSGWCTGTTAANNCHGPTHLSQA; encoded by the coding sequence ATGACCTCTGCGCCACCATCAGACCGCTCGGCGGGCCGGCAGCGCAAGCGCGTACTCGAGGTCGTGCGGCGCGCCGACGGTCCCGTCGACGCCCAGCAGATCGCCGACGCCCTGCAGATCCACGTCACCACCGCACGGTTCCACCTGGGGACGCTGGAGGAGCAGGGTGTGATCCGACGCGGTGGTCCCGGCGACAAGGGGCGAGTGGGCCGGCCGCGCCTGACGTACGAGATCGCGCCGCGGCTCGACTACGCCGACATCGTGGCGCTGTTCGCACGTCACCTCGGCGGCACGGTCGAGGAACGGGAACAGCGGGCCCTGCGGGTCGGGGCGGATCTCGCGCACCGCGTGCGGGTGGCGCGCCGCCGCGACGAGGAGTCGGTGGTCGACATGGTCGTCGGGACGCTGACGGAGCTGGGGTTTCAGATCCGGTCGACTTTCACGTCGTTCGGTACGGCCACCGTCAGGATCTGCACGTGTCCGCTGGCCGAGGTGGCCGTGGACGCCCCCGAGGTGGTGCGCGGCGTCCAGCAGGGACTGATCCAGGAAGTGATCGACATGAATGCCGACGCTGTCGGTGGGCGGTTCACTGTGTCGGTGCGCCCCGACGCGAAGGGCGGCTCGTGTGAGGTCAGCCTGGTGGTCAGCCCGGTGACGCGCAGCGGTTGGTGCACCGGCACGACGGCAGCGAACAACTGTCATGGTCCGACCCATCTTTCACAGGCGTAA
- a CDS encoding ABC transporter, which translates to MNGVLTRSLRAEMVRTGGRGPLWLVLLPAAALIPVAITILIACVAERFARIPGQQYVQQVPTTNAAYWVINVTVVLVAVAAAYGQASESRLRATEYVWLALPRRPSVLAGKWVFYGLLGAVLSLVLVALVLTALPRVAPLVYGQVLVIDPVGLRLMWTVPVYAFFAAGLGVGVGVAVRTPAAAVGLLLFWVYVVEIAVGYLPSGYSLQRFMPFLNGIYATGQDIVLEPPWGRDAALVYVCGVFGLVLLCSMGFRRGAEK; encoded by the coding sequence GTGAACGGCGTGCTGACGCGAAGCCTGCGCGCGGAGATGGTGCGGACCGGCGGGCGCGGGCCGCTGTGGCTGGTGCTCCTACCGGCCGCCGCGCTCATCCCCGTCGCGATCACGATTCTCATCGCCTGTGTCGCCGAGCGGTTCGCGCGCATCCCCGGCCAGCAGTACGTCCAGCAGGTGCCCACCACCAACGCCGCGTACTGGGTCATCAACGTCACCGTCGTCCTCGTCGCCGTCGCGGCGGCCTACGGGCAGGCAAGTGAATCACGCCTCCGGGCAACCGAATACGTGTGGTTGGCGCTGCCCCGCCGGCCGTCGGTGCTGGCCGGTAAGTGGGTGTTCTACGGCCTGCTGGGCGCGGTGCTGTCGCTGGTGCTGGTGGCGCTCGTGCTGACGGCGCTGCCCCGCGTCGCGCCGCTGGTGTACGGGCAGGTGTTGGTGATCGATCCGGTCGGTCTGCGACTGATGTGGACGGTTCCGGTGTACGCGTTCTTCGCCGCGGGACTCGGTGTCGGCGTGGGCGTCGCCGTGCGCACGCCCGCCGCGGCCGTGGGCCTGCTGTTGTTCTGGGTGTACGTCGTCGAGATCGCGGTCGGATACCTGCCCAGCGGTTACTCGCTGCAGCGGTTCATGCCGTTCCTCAACGGCATCTACGCCACCGGCCAGGACATCGTCCTGGAACCGCCGTGGGGACGTGACGCCGCGCTGGTCTATGTGTGCGGTGTGTTCGGCCTTGTCTTGTTGTGCAGTATGGGATTCAGAAGAGGAGCCGAGAAATGA